The following are encoded together in the Mumia sp. Pv4-285 genome:
- a CDS encoding PspC domain-containing protein, translating into MDDSTTPLGTDPPGPEPDAGTGRRPQDERRTPVGTGTLTDIRRTEDGRMVAGVCAGVGRYLGIDPVIPRIIFAVLTLVGFGGVLAYVAAWILLPDEATGESYLKRWLGLGDNEPQIRLVGLGAAALVAVTWTWGWGWGLGPLWIIAVAVIAWVAYREYQERRRTRPAGVVVPPYPQGSYPPAPGSYPPPPWAPGPPSAAPLPPAPPSAAFAPTAPRSYGPGSYAPLPPVPPGPPVPAPTPLPPRPKRPNPRHDRGALTIITLSLTLIATGIALVAGIGGDEPSVYVAVATGTLALGLLVGTVFGNARPLILPAILAVAVLAVTTAVPHWDAGRIEVTPSSAADLRDDYEVGFGEVVVDLREISDPAALDGRRLDLEAGVGTVRVYVPDTVDIDLDASVGAGGISALGYERGGFQTSLETGEHTDRPDLTLDIDVTIGAVEVIRS; encoded by the coding sequence ATGGACGACTCGACCACACCTCTCGGCACGGACCCACCGGGTCCGGAGCCCGACGCCGGGACCGGCCGGCGGCCGCAGGACGAACGCCGTACCCCCGTGGGCACGGGCACGCTGACCGACATCCGACGGACCGAGGACGGACGCATGGTCGCCGGCGTCTGCGCGGGCGTCGGACGCTACCTCGGCATCGACCCCGTCATCCCGCGCATCATCTTCGCCGTGCTGACGCTCGTCGGCTTCGGCGGCGTCCTCGCGTACGTCGCCGCCTGGATCCTGCTTCCCGACGAGGCGACCGGCGAGAGCTACCTGAAGCGTTGGCTCGGGCTCGGGGACAACGAACCCCAGATCCGCCTCGTCGGGCTCGGCGCGGCTGCGCTGGTCGCGGTCACGTGGACCTGGGGCTGGGGCTGGGGCCTCGGACCGCTGTGGATCATCGCCGTCGCCGTCATCGCCTGGGTCGCCTACCGCGAGTACCAGGAGCGCCGCCGCACCCGTCCGGCCGGCGTCGTCGTCCCGCCGTACCCGCAGGGCTCGTACCCGCCGGCACCGGGCTCGTACCCGCCGCCGCCGTGGGCCCCCGGGCCGCCGAGCGCCGCTCCCCTGCCGCCGGCACCGCCTTCCGCCGCGTTCGCGCCGACCGCGCCGCGGTCGTACGGCCCGGGGTCGTACGCTCCCCTGCCACCGGTCCCGCCCGGTCCGCCCGTGCCTGCGCCGACCCCGCTGCCGCCCAGGCCCAAGCGACCGAACCCGCGTCACGACCGTGGGGCGCTGACGATCATCACGCTGTCGCTCACCCTGATCGCCACCGGTATCGCGCTCGTCGCCGGCATCGGCGGGGACGAGCCGTCGGTGTACGTCGCCGTGGCGACGGGGACGCTCGCGCTCGGCCTGCTGGTCGGGACCGTGTTCGGCAACGCCCGTCCGTTGATCCTCCCCGCGATCCTCGCGGTCGCCGTGCTGGCCGTCACGACGGCCGTCCCGCATTGGGACGCCGGACGTATCGAGGTGACACCCAGCAGCGCGGCGGACCTGCGCGACGACTACGAGGTCGGCTTCGGCGAGGTGGTCGTCGACCTGCGCGAGATCTCCGATCCGGCCGCGCTCGACGGACGGCGCCTCGATCTCGAGGCCGGGGTCGGCACGGTGCGGGTGTACGTCCCCGACACCGTGGACATCGACCTCGACGCCTCCGTGGGCGCAGGCGGGATCTCCGCCCTCGGCTACGAGCGGGGCGGCTTCCAGACCTCGCTCGAGACGGGCGAGCACACCGACCGACCTGACCTGACACTCGACATCGACGTCACCATCGGTGCCGTGGAGGTGATCCGCTCATGA
- a CDS encoding PspC domain-containing protein, with protein sequence MTGTKKLTRTTGDKWVGGVCGGIARYFGIDPTLVRLAFVVLTVLGLGSMILVYLVAWVLMPTDV encoded by the coding sequence ATGACCGGGACGAAGAAGCTCACCCGCACGACCGGCGACAAGTGGGTCGGTGGTGTCTGCGGCGGGATCGCCCGCTACTTCGGCATCGACCCCACGCTCGTACGACTGGCGTTCGTGGTGCTCACGGTGCTCGGGCTCGGCTCGATGATCCTGGTGTACCTGGTCGCCTGGGTCCTTATGCCCACCGATGTCTGA
- a CDS encoding Lrp/AsnC family transcriptional regulator has product MDAVDREIIGHLMRDGRATYAEIGSGVGLSAPAVKRRVDQMRLRGQITGFTALTDPAALGWSTEAYVEIYYNGNVSAAELKRSLEAIPQIVGAWTVAGNADAIVHVMATSMTEVEQVVERMRGHAKVERTISAIVMSRLFERPRSR; this is encoded by the coding sequence ATGGATGCTGTCGACCGCGAGATCATCGGGCACCTGATGCGCGACGGGCGGGCGACCTATGCCGAGATCGGCTCCGGTGTCGGCCTGTCGGCGCCCGCGGTCAAGCGCCGTGTCGACCAGATGCGCCTCCGGGGCCAGATCACGGGCTTCACGGCGCTGACCGATCCGGCGGCGCTCGGGTGGAGCACCGAGGCGTACGTCGAGATCTACTACAACGGCAACGTCTCCGCCGCCGAGCTCAAGCGCAGCCTCGAGGCGATCCCGCAGATCGTCGGCGCCTGGACGGTCGCCGGCAACGCCGACGCGATCGTCCACGTGATGGCGACGAGCATGACGGAGGTCGAGCAGGTCGTCGAACGGATGCGGGGCCACGCGAAGGTCGAGCGCACGATCAGCGCGATCGTGATGTCACGACTCTTCGAGCGGCCACGCTCCCGCTGA
- a CDS encoding nuclear transport factor 2 family protein, whose amino-acid sequence MDAIEVVRQLETRMQARDWDGVAELVSPDAVIEWPRTGERFSGTSYVAMNRGYPDGWSIRVREIVGGDDRVASDLEVTQEGVDGVFVATGFWTVRDGRVVAAREYWSGPTLDEAPAWRTPYQLGDDGP is encoded by the coding sequence ATGGATGCGATCGAGGTCGTCAGACAGCTGGAGACGCGCATGCAGGCGCGTGACTGGGACGGCGTCGCGGAGCTCGTCTCGCCCGACGCGGTGATCGAGTGGCCGCGCACCGGCGAGCGTTTCAGCGGCACGTCGTACGTCGCGATGAACCGCGGCTACCCGGACGGATGGTCGATCCGGGTCCGCGAGATCGTCGGCGGCGACGACCGTGTCGCGTCCGACCTCGAGGTCACGCAGGAGGGCGTCGACGGCGTCTTCGTCGCGACGGGCTTCTGGACGGTGCGCGACGGTCGGGTCGTCGCGGCCCGCGAGTACTGGTCGGGCCCGACGCTCGACGAGGCACCTGCCTGGCGCACGCCCTACCAGCTGGGCGACGACGGGCCCTAG
- a CDS encoding ABC transporter ATP-binding protein, with translation MRDALPIAGTGLLRSYLRQVARDHRRALAVIVVLHGAAAAAGLVVPWLVGDLVAAATGSGDYGTIDRLAAVVAACLIAQTILTRYARLRSAVFGEVVLARLREDFVDEALTLPIGVVESAGTGDLLTRTSRDVDTLGWSVRFAVPETVVALVTAVCTVVAALLVGGWVALPLVLGVPVLWVSTRWYLKRARDGYIREHASYSQINATLAETVEGARTVEALGLGEQRRDRIDADIAESYAAESYTRNLRTVFFPAIEVGYLIPVAGTLLLGGWLMAQGSISLAELTAAILYVRFLIDPVERLLNWMDTLQVGATSLARLLGVAEVPDDRVASGRTPAGEEIELDGVRFSYVEGREVLHGVDLELAEGERLAVVGPSGAGKSTIGRLIAGIQGPTRGAVTLGGVGVTELELDDLRRRVALLTQEHHVFVGTVRDNLQLALETPGTAADDRLWAALDAVDAREWVDHLPHGLDTVVGSGGHRLTDAQAQHLALARVVLTDPHTLVLDEATSLIDPRAARALERSLSAVLEGRTVVAIAHRLYTAHDADRVAVVEDGEISELGSHDELVARGGSYAALWKSWQS, from the coding sequence TTGCGTGACGCACTCCCCATCGCCGGCACCGGTCTGCTGCGGTCGTACCTCCGCCAGGTCGCGCGCGACCATCGCCGCGCCCTGGCCGTCATCGTCGTGCTGCACGGTGCGGCCGCGGCCGCGGGGCTCGTCGTCCCGTGGCTCGTCGGCGACCTCGTCGCGGCTGCGACCGGCTCCGGCGACTACGGCACGATCGACCGCCTCGCCGCGGTCGTCGCGGCCTGCCTGATCGCGCAGACGATCCTCACCCGGTACGCCCGCCTGCGCTCCGCTGTCTTCGGCGAGGTCGTGCTGGCGCGCCTGCGCGAGGACTTCGTCGACGAGGCGCTGACCCTGCCGATCGGCGTGGTGGAGAGCGCCGGGACGGGCGACCTCCTGACGCGCACGTCCCGCGACGTCGACACGCTCGGCTGGTCCGTACGCTTCGCCGTCCCCGAGACGGTCGTGGCGCTGGTGACCGCCGTGTGCACCGTCGTCGCGGCGCTGCTCGTCGGTGGCTGGGTCGCGCTGCCGCTGGTGCTCGGAGTCCCGGTGCTGTGGGTGTCCACCCGCTGGTACCTCAAGCGTGCCCGCGACGGCTACATCCGCGAGCACGCCTCGTACTCGCAGATCAACGCGACGCTCGCCGAGACCGTCGAGGGCGCCCGCACGGTCGAGGCGCTCGGACTCGGCGAGCAGCGCCGTGACCGCATCGACGCCGACATCGCGGAGTCGTACGCGGCAGAGTCGTACACCCGAAACCTGCGGACCGTGTTCTTCCCCGCCATCGAGGTCGGCTACCTCATCCCCGTCGCCGGCACGCTGTTGCTCGGCGGCTGGCTCATGGCACAGGGCTCGATCTCGCTGGCAGAGCTGACGGCGGCGATCCTGTACGTACGGTTCCTCATCGACCCGGTCGAGCGACTCCTCAACTGGATGGACACCCTGCAGGTCGGAGCCACGTCGCTCGCACGGCTGCTGGGCGTCGCCGAGGTGCCTGACGACCGCGTCGCGAGCGGACGGACGCCCGCGGGCGAGGAGATCGAGCTCGACGGCGTGCGGTTCTCGTACGTGGAGGGCCGCGAGGTGCTGCACGGCGTCGACCTGGAGCTGGCCGAGGGGGAGCGCCTCGCGGTCGTCGGACCGTCGGGGGCCGGCAAGTCGACGATCGGGCGCCTCATCGCGGGGATCCAGGGCCCGACGCGTGGTGCCGTCACGCTGGGCGGTGTCGGGGTCACCGAGCTGGAGCTCGACGACCTGCGCCGCCGTGTCGCCCTGCTCACCCAGGAGCACCACGTGTTCGTCGGGACGGTGCGCGACAACCTCCAGCTCGCGCTGGAGACGCCCGGGACCGCCGCCGACGACCGCCTGTGGGCAGCGCTGGACGCGGTCGACGCGCGGGAGTGGGTCGACCACCTGCCGCACGGCCTCGACACGGTGGTCGGGTCCGGCGGACACCGGCTGACCGACGCCCAGGCACAGCACCTCGCGCTCGCGCGCGTCGTACTGACCGACCCGCACACGCTGGTGCTCGACGAGGCGACCTCCCTGATCGACCCGCGGGCGGCGCGCGCGCTCGAGCGTTCGCTCAGCGCGGTGCTGGAGGGAAGGACGGTGGTGGCGATCGCGCACCGGCTGTACACCGCGCACGACGCGGACCGCGTCGCCGTGGTCGAGGACGGCGAGATCAGCGAGCTCGGCAGCCACGACGAGCTGGTCGCGCGCGGGGGCTCGTACGCCGCCCTGTGGAAGTCCTGGCAGAGCTGA
- a CDS encoding ABC transporter ATP-binding protein, whose protein sequence is MKNLPLADPGTPDLRSATRYLAWIFRVQGWTLVGAISFGIVWMVAQATIPAVIGAAIDAVVDDGFGSALLMWTGVLLVVGVIQAVAGIVRHRLAVQTWLDAAYRTVQLVSTHAGRLGSELNRRVAHGEVVSVGATDIANLGNAVDVMARFVGSLVAYLVVAAILLEASPTLGLVVLIGVPLLMLATGPLLRHLNRRNQHARVLQGELNTLASDIVAGLRVLRGIGGEAMFDRRYRAASQDVKRAGVQVARVQSYLDAFQVLLPGAFVVLVVWLGARFAASGQITPGDLIAFYGYATFLMLPLRTFTEAANKLIRGHVSARHVIRILGVVPSVSDPAEPVSPPDGDLVDARTGTVVRQGLLTALVSDDPREVVTLADRLGGYPEAGGDVGAVTYGGVPLGAVSREELRRRIVVNDTGSALFSGRLRDALDVRHATTDAEIGRAIDSASAGDVLETLADGLDAELAERGRSLSGGQRQRVVLARALLTEADVLVLVEPTSAVDSHTEARIAGRLRHHRAGRTTVVASSSPLVLDVVDEVVFLSGGRVAARGRHHDLMTTEPRYRQVVTREEAEDVA, encoded by the coding sequence GTGAAGAACCTCCCGCTCGCCGATCCAGGCACCCCAGACCTTCGCTCGGCGACGCGGTACCTGGCCTGGATCTTTCGCGTGCAGGGGTGGACGCTGGTCGGCGCGATCTCGTTCGGGATCGTGTGGATGGTCGCTCAGGCGACGATCCCCGCCGTCATCGGTGCCGCGATCGACGCGGTCGTCGACGACGGCTTCGGATCCGCCCTGCTCATGTGGACAGGCGTTCTTCTCGTCGTGGGTGTGATCCAGGCGGTCGCGGGGATCGTACGCCACCGGCTGGCCGTCCAGACCTGGCTCGACGCCGCCTACCGGACGGTGCAGCTGGTGAGCACCCACGCGGGGCGGCTCGGGTCCGAGCTCAACCGGCGCGTCGCCCACGGGGAGGTCGTCTCGGTCGGAGCGACCGACATCGCCAACCTCGGCAACGCCGTCGACGTCATGGCGCGGTTCGTCGGGTCGTTGGTCGCCTACCTCGTGGTCGCCGCGATCCTGCTCGAGGCGTCTCCGACGCTCGGGCTGGTCGTGCTGATCGGCGTGCCGCTGCTGATGCTCGCGACCGGGCCGCTGCTGCGCCACCTGAACCGGCGCAACCAGCACGCCCGTGTCCTGCAGGGCGAGCTCAACACGCTGGCGAGCGACATCGTCGCCGGACTCCGGGTGCTGCGGGGGATCGGCGGGGAGGCGATGTTCGACCGCCGCTACCGTGCTGCGTCGCAGGACGTGAAGCGCGCCGGCGTCCAGGTCGCGCGGGTCCAGTCGTACCTCGACGCCTTCCAGGTGCTGCTGCCCGGCGCCTTCGTGGTCCTCGTCGTGTGGCTCGGCGCGCGGTTCGCGGCGTCCGGGCAGATCACTCCCGGCGACCTGATCGCGTTCTACGGGTACGCGACCTTCCTGATGCTGCCGCTGCGCACGTTCACCGAGGCCGCCAACAAGCTGATCCGCGGCCACGTCTCGGCGCGGCACGTGATCAGGATCCTCGGAGTCGTCCCGAGCGTCTCCGACCCGGCCGAGCCGGTGAGCCCGCCCGACGGCGACCTCGTCGACGCCCGGACCGGCACGGTCGTGCGCCAGGGACTCCTGACCGCGCTCGTCAGCGACGACCCGCGCGAGGTGGTCACCCTTGCCGACCGCCTCGGCGGCTATCCGGAGGCCGGAGGCGACGTCGGCGCGGTGACCTACGGCGGCGTGCCCCTCGGCGCCGTCTCCCGCGAGGAGCTGCGTCGTCGCATCGTCGTCAACGACACCGGCTCGGCGTTGTTCAGCGGACGCCTGCGCGATGCGCTCGACGTCCGGCACGCGACGACCGACGCCGAGATCGGGCGCGCGATCGACAGCGCCTCGGCGGGTGACGTGCTCGAGACGCTGGCTGACGGCCTCGACGCCGAGCTCGCCGAGCGGGGCCGCTCGCTGTCCGGCGGGCAGCGGCAGCGCGTCGTGCTGGCACGGGCACTGCTGACGGAGGCCGACGTGCTGGTGCTCGTCGAGCCCACGTCCGCCGTCGACTCGCACACCGAGGCGCGGATCGCCGGACGCCTCCGCCACCACCGCGCCGGTCGGACGACCGTCGTGGCGTCGAGCAGCCCGCTGGTGCTCGACGTCGTCGACGAGGTGGTCTTCCTGTCGGGCGGACGCGTCGCCGCACGCGGCAGGCACCACGACCTGATGACCACCGAGCCCCGCTACAGGCAGGTCGTGACCCGAGAGGAGGCCGAGGACGTTGCGTGA
- the nhaA gene encoding Na+/H+ antiporter NhaA — protein MQNDNTVLGRGSWGETSRIAALLRQETVGGFLLIGAAVLAMVLANSPAGDAYVDLRDFEIGPEALHLHLSLGTWAADGLLAIFFFIAGLELKRELVAGDLRDPRRAAIPMIAAVGGMVVPALIFVAVNAQTGGDALRGWAIPTATDIAFALAVLAVLGSFLPSALRTFLLTLAIVDDLLAIVVIAIFYTDDLDIVFLAAAAVPIAVFAVLVQRRVRAPWLLLPLAVTAWALVHASGVHATVAGVVLGFTVPVLRSEAAGGPEAGPGLAEYFEHRWRPISAGIAVPVFAFFAAGVDVGGISGLVEANRSTITYGILLGLVVGKTVGIFGATWLTARFTHARLDPDLAWVDVVGVGLLGGIGFTVSLLIGDLAYGLGSERDDYVKIGVLEGSLLSALVAAVLLTARNRHYRRVAESDAVDADDDGIPDVYQRRDDQ, from the coding sequence GTGCAGAACGACAACACCGTCCTCGGGCGAGGTTCGTGGGGCGAGACGTCCCGGATCGCAGCGCTGCTGCGCCAGGAGACCGTCGGCGGCTTCCTGCTGATCGGTGCCGCGGTCCTGGCGATGGTGCTCGCGAACTCGCCCGCCGGAGACGCGTACGTCGATCTCCGCGACTTCGAGATCGGGCCCGAGGCGCTCCATCTCCATCTCAGCCTCGGCACGTGGGCCGCCGACGGGCTGCTGGCCATCTTCTTCTTCATCGCCGGTCTCGAGCTCAAGCGCGAGCTGGTCGCCGGCGACCTCCGCGACCCTCGCCGGGCCGCGATCCCGATGATCGCCGCCGTCGGCGGCATGGTGGTGCCCGCGCTCATCTTCGTGGCCGTGAACGCCCAGACGGGCGGCGACGCGCTCCGGGGCTGGGCGATCCCGACCGCGACCGACATCGCGTTCGCGCTGGCCGTCCTCGCCGTGCTCGGATCCTTCCTCCCGTCGGCCCTGCGGACGTTCCTCCTGACGCTGGCGATCGTGGACGACCTCCTCGCGATCGTCGTGATCGCCATCTTCTACACCGACGACCTCGACATCGTGTTCCTGGCAGCGGCTGCCGTCCCGATCGCGGTGTTCGCGGTGCTCGTCCAGCGGCGGGTGCGCGCACCGTGGCTGCTCCTCCCGCTCGCCGTCACGGCCTGGGCACTCGTGCACGCGTCGGGGGTCCACGCCACGGTCGCCGGCGTGGTGCTCGGCTTCACCGTCCCGGTGCTGCGCAGCGAGGCCGCGGGGGGACCGGAGGCCGGACCCGGGCTCGCCGAGTACTTCGAGCACCGGTGGCGGCCCATCTCCGCCGGCATCGCCGTCCCCGTCTTCGCGTTCTTCGCCGCCGGCGTCGACGTCGGCGGCATCAGCGGCCTCGTCGAGGCCAACCGGTCGACGATCACGTACGGCATCCTGCTGGGCCTGGTCGTCGGCAAGACGGTCGGCATCTTCGGCGCGACCTGGCTGACCGCGAGGTTCACCCACGCCCGTCTCGACCCCGACCTCGCCTGGGTCGACGTCGTGGGCGTCGGACTGCTCGGCGGCATCGGCTTCACGGTCTCGCTGCTCATCGGCGACCTCGCGTACGGCCTCGGGTCGGAGCGTGACGACTACGTCAAGATCGGTGTCCTCGAGGGCTCGCTCCTGTCAGCGCTCGTGGCAGCGGTCCTGCTCACCGCACGCAACCGGCACTACCGGAGGGTGGCCGAGAGCGACGCGGTCGACGCGGACGACGACGGGATCCCGGACGTGTACCAGCGCCGGGACGACCAGTAG
- a CDS encoding GNAT family N-acetyltransferase: MPLSLVPVHLPASLSSSEAWALRGVVRVREAIERAIVGHADLVPDLALSAEMMADRVYRPLDRWVAVADDARTPESVVGHGSLRLPQVGETDVAIVDVGVDPRWRGRGVGTSLAELVAAEVRAAGRRVVQADTTHPRSADPDHDVLRPTTGAGTVAVDASTRFARAHGFVLEQVEQQSTLDLPVPAGRLAGLAQEASRVAGAAYRTHVWVDEVPEEWEEQYALLMTRMTTDAPAGGMDHSEDAWDVARLRDATARRQASGRVAVIGVAEHRPSGTLAGYSVAEVMGSRPESAIQADTLVLGEHRGHRLGMLIKTSLMGALSSLRPQARRIHTWNAHENAPMIAINVALGYRPASVAAQWQLRLDQA, encoded by the coding sequence ATGCCGCTGTCTCTCGTCCCGGTGCACCTCCCTGCCTCGCTCTCCTCCTCGGAGGCGTGGGCGCTTCGCGGTGTGGTCCGGGTGCGCGAGGCGATCGAGCGAGCGATCGTGGGACACGCGGACCTCGTTCCCGACCTTGCGCTCTCGGCCGAGATGATGGCGGACCGCGTCTACCGCCCCCTCGACCGCTGGGTCGCGGTGGCCGACGACGCGCGGACGCCCGAGTCGGTCGTCGGCCACGGCTCCCTCCGACTGCCGCAGGTCGGCGAGACCGACGTGGCGATCGTGGATGTCGGCGTCGACCCCCGCTGGAGGGGCCGCGGTGTCGGGACGAGCCTCGCCGAGCTCGTCGCCGCCGAGGTCCGCGCCGCGGGGCGACGCGTCGTCCAGGCCGACACCACGCACCCACGCAGCGCGGACCCCGACCACGACGTCCTGCGTCCGACCACCGGGGCCGGCACCGTGGCCGTCGACGCGTCCACCCGCTTCGCCCGCGCGCACGGATTCGTGCTCGAGCAGGTCGAGCAGCAGTCCACGCTCGACCTCCCCGTCCCGGCCGGCCGCCTTGCGGGCCTCGCGCAGGAGGCCTCGCGCGTGGCGGGCGCGGCGTACCGGACGCACGTGTGGGTGGACGAGGTGCCCGAGGAGTGGGAGGAGCAGTACGCGCTCCTGATGACCCGGATGACGACCGACGCCCCGGCCGGAGGAATGGACCACAGCGAGGATGCGTGGGACGTCGCGCGGCTGCGCGACGCGACGGCGCGGCGGCAGGCCAGCGGACGGGTCGCCGTCATCGGGGTCGCCGAGCACCGACCGTCGGGCACGCTCGCGGGCTACTCCGTCGCGGAGGTCATGGGCTCGCGTCCTGAGTCCGCCATCCAGGCCGACACGCTGGTGCTCGGGGAGCACCGCGGCCACCGCCTGGGGATGCTCATCAAGACGTCCCTGATGGGGGCCTTGAGCTCGCTCCGCCCGCAAGCGCGCCGCATCCACACCTGGAACGCGCACGAGAACGCGCCGATGATCGCGATCAACGTCGCGCTCGGCTACCGCCCGGCGAGCGTCGCGGCCCAGTGGCAGCTGCGCCTCGACCAGGCGTAG
- a CDS encoding YciI family protein codes for MSERYLFILFDDESTWVDATPAEWDALMAAHERFSKAVEAAGAIDHGGEALQPTTTATTVRTGAEPVVTDGPFVESKEAFGGYYVIECDGLDTALALAKQCPSAVVEVRPIMAV; via the coding sequence ATGTCCGAGCGCTACCTCTTCATCCTCTTCGACGACGAGTCCACGTGGGTCGACGCGACCCCGGCGGAGTGGGACGCGTTGATGGCCGCGCACGAGCGGTTCAGCAAGGCCGTCGAAGCCGCGGGGGCGATCGACCACGGTGGCGAGGCCCTCCAGCCGACGACCACCGCCACCACCGTGCGTACGGGCGCGGAGCCGGTGGTGACCGACGGTCCGTTCGTCGAGTCGAAGGAGGCCTTCGGCGGCTACTACGTCATCGAGTGCGACGGCCTCGACACCGCGCTGGCGCTGGCCAAGCAGTGCCCGAGCGCGGTCGTCGAGGTGCGGCCCATCATGGCCGTGTGA
- a CDS encoding RNA polymerase sigma factor, whose product MTDVADVVATLHRDHWGRVVAATVRTAGDLDTAQDCAQHAFERALAAWDRDGVPASSVGWLVRTARNHALDLHRRAGSLRDRLPDLAQREETRHLDDPAARWNDDLLRLVFTCCHPALAEQDRVLLTLRVVCGLPTPTAAGLLLLKPATAAARITRAKQKIAAAGIRYAVPSADDLPDRLGAVLEVVHLVATAAHERPRDPETDALEESSLALATSLAEIFPDEPEVLGLLGLVLFTQARTRARRAADVVLLDGQDRGSWDPRLMAGGREATSRAIERAMARDGRAGRYALQAAIAGVHAEAASVETTDWPALLRLYDRLVERWPTPVVRLNRAVAVSYVEGPEAALTALEPVAGEPGLREYAYLPAVRARLLADVGRRDEAADAYRRAIAVAGDDAQRRFLKERLDALRP is encoded by the coding sequence ATGACGGACGTCGCGGACGTCGTCGCGACCCTCCACCGTGACCACTGGGGCCGTGTGGTCGCGGCGACCGTCCGCACCGCGGGCGACCTCGACACCGCTCAGGACTGCGCGCAGCACGCGTTCGAGCGCGCCCTCGCGGCCTGGGACCGTGACGGCGTCCCGGCCAGCTCCGTCGGCTGGCTCGTCCGGACGGCCCGCAACCACGCCCTCGACCTGCACCGCCGGGCGGGCTCGTTGCGCGACCGGCTGCCCGACCTCGCCCAGCGCGAGGAGACTCGGCACCTCGACGACCCAGCGGCCCGATGGAACGACGACCTGCTGCGGCTCGTCTTCACGTGCTGCCATCCTGCGCTGGCCGAGCAGGACAGGGTGCTGCTGACGCTCCGGGTGGTCTGCGGGCTGCCGACACCGACCGCCGCAGGCCTGCTGCTGCTCAAGCCGGCGACCGCCGCCGCCCGCATCACCCGGGCCAAGCAGAAGATCGCCGCTGCCGGCATCCGGTACGCCGTGCCGTCCGCCGACGACCTGCCGGACCGACTCGGCGCGGTCCTCGAGGTCGTGCACCTGGTCGCGACCGCGGCGCACGAGCGTCCGCGCGACCCGGAGACCGACGCGCTCGAGGAGTCGTCGCTCGCCCTCGCGACCAGCCTCGCGGAGATCTTCCCCGACGAGCCGGAGGTTCTCGGGCTGCTCGGGCTCGTGCTGTTCACACAGGCGCGCACGCGGGCCCGCCGCGCCGCGGACGTGGTCCTGCTCGACGGCCAGGACCGCGGGTCGTGGGACCCCCGGCTGATGGCCGGCGGCCGGGAGGCGACCAGCCGCGCGATCGAGCGGGCGATGGCGCGCGACGGCCGTGCGGGCAGGTACGCGCTGCAGGCGGCGATCGCCGGGGTGCACGCCGAGGCCGCGAGCGTGGAGACGACCGACTGGCCCGCCCTGCTGCGGCTGTACGACCGGCTCGTCGAACGGTGGCCGACCCCCGTCGTACGGCTCAACCGCGCGGTGGCGGTCTCGTACGTCGAGGGCCCCGAGGCAGCCCTCACGGCGCTGGAACCGGTCGCGGGCGAGCCGGGCCTGCGCGAGTACGCCTACCTCCCGGCCGTACGCGCGCGCCTGCTCGCCGACGTCGGACGGCGTGACGAGGCAGCAGACGCCTACCGGCGTGCGATCGCGGTCGCCGGCGACGACGCCCAGCGCCGTTTCCTCAAGGAGCGGCTGGACGCGCTCAGGCCTTGA
- a CDS encoding DinB family protein, whose amino-acid sequence MGIVPDTKDWTWTTRETCSDCGYDPTAVGRGEVGARVRAYAEPWAEVLRRDDVRERPDDTTWSPLEYACHVRDVFALYHERLDLMLDEDDPLYPNWDQDATAVAERYGEQDPAVVSEDLAREAALVATAFDAVDGDQWDRTGRRSDGASFTVTTFARYFLHDAAHHLHDVGVKA is encoded by the coding sequence GTGGGCATCGTTCCAGACACCAAGGACTGGACCTGGACGACCCGCGAGACCTGTTCGGACTGCGGGTACGACCCCACGGCCGTCGGTCGCGGCGAGGTCGGCGCGCGCGTGCGGGCGTACGCGGAGCCGTGGGCGGAGGTCCTGCGGCGCGACGACGTCCGCGAGCGTCCGGACGACACCACGTGGTCACCGCTGGAGTACGCCTGCCACGTCCGTGACGTGTTCGCGCTCTACCACGAGCGCCTCGACCTGATGCTCGACGAGGACGACCCGCTCTACCCGAACTGGGACCAGGACGCGACCGCCGTGGCCGAACGCTACGGCGAGCAGGACCCCGCTGTCGTGTCCGAGGACCTCGCGCGCGAGGCGGCGCTCGTGGCCACGGCGTTCGACGCGGTCGACGGCGACCAGTGGGACCGTACGGGGCGGCGCTCCGACGGCGCGTCGTTCACGGTGACGACGTTCGCCCGCTACTTCCTGCACGACGCCGCGCACCACCTGCACGACGTCGGCGTCAAGGCCTGA